The Winogradskyella schleiferi genome has a window encoding:
- a CDS encoding mechanosensitive ion channel domain-containing protein: MPNYFQTYQSEIIYSLILLIILFIIRKIIVITVKKIGHKSGTTEARAALIGRYVTVALVLIAILIESFILGAEPQQISLVFSSVFAVIGIGLFAIWSILSNITSGVIMFFSFPYKVGDKIKIHDKDAPIEAIIEDIRAFQLILREDNGNITTYPNNLILQKAVTLMQKDALDDTSIL; this comes from the coding sequence ATGCCAAACTATTTTCAAACATACCAATCCGAAATTATATACTCTTTAATACTGCTTATAATTTTATTTATAATCCGAAAAATAATAGTTATAACCGTAAAAAAAATAGGCCACAAAAGTGGCACAACAGAAGCCAGAGCGGCACTTATAGGACGTTATGTGACCGTTGCTTTAGTGCTTATAGCCATTTTAATAGAGTCCTTTATTTTGGGTGCAGAACCGCAACAAATTTCTTTGGTTTTTTCTTCGGTTTTTGCTGTAATAGGGATTGGATTATTTGCTATTTGGTCCATCCTCAGCAATATTACTTCTGGAGTGATTATGTTTTTTTCCTTTCCCTATAAAGTTGGCGATAAAATTAAAATCCATGACAAGGACGCACCAATTGAAGCCATTATAGAAGATATTAGGGCTTTTCAACTTATTTTGAGGGAAGATAATGGCAATATTACCACCTATCCCAACAATCTTATTCTTCAAAAAGCTGTAACTTTAATGCAAAAGGATGCATTGGACGATACTAGTATTTTATAA
- a CDS encoding group III truncated hemoglobin, whose product MNKKDIKTREDIFLLVSKFYEKVRKDEKLGPFFNETIRDWDTHLQHLTTFWESSLFLKTKFFGNPLEAHIKVDKAFNHSITELHFGLWLNLWFQTIDELFEGDYAENAKRRARKMGTFMYMNIFAARKA is encoded by the coding sequence ATGAACAAAAAAGACATTAAAACCAGAGAAGATATATTCCTGTTGGTTTCCAAATTCTACGAAAAAGTAAGAAAAGACGAAAAATTAGGGCCGTTTTTTAACGAAACCATAAGAGATTGGGATACGCATCTTCAGCATCTAACGACGTTTTGGGAGTCCAGTTTGTTTTTAAAAACAAAATTTTTCGGCAATCCATTAGAAGCGCATATCAAAGTTGATAAAGCTTTTAACCATAGCATTACTGAATTACATTTTGGCTTATGGCTCAATTTATGGTTTCAGACCATAGACGAATTATTTGAAGGTGATTATGCCGAAAACGCCAAACGCAGAGCACGAAAAATGGGCACATTTATGTATATGAATATTTTTGCCGCAAGAAAAGCATAA
- a CDS encoding geranylgeranylglycerol-phosphate geranylgeranyltransferase: MIALTQYLIKYALLLPFRESHGVLTTLSDFNFFLLVFATLCIAAGGYIINDIHDIETDKINKPNQLIINKHITEKTATTVFMVLNIIGVGIGFYLANGIGKSGFFAIFFIASALLYIYSTSLKQIAVVGNVAVSIVVALSILLVGIFELVPAMNTNNNVVQTTFINIIKDYAIFAFMINLVREMAKDIEDIDGDHNAGIQTLPVLLGRARANKIVFIISLVPIVAITHYVITYLFKQQLVVAYFLILVIAPLIYVSIKLFNAETKAQYKHISLVLKVVMLTGMLSLVLYNFILK, translated from the coding sequence ATGATTGCTCTGACGCAGTACTTAATTAAGTATGCACTCTTATTACCTTTTCGAGAAAGTCATGGAGTTTTAACAACATTAAGCGATTTCAACTTTTTCCTGTTGGTTTTTGCCACACTTTGCATAGCCGCTGGAGGTTATATCATTAATGATATTCACGATATTGAAACCGATAAAATCAACAAACCGAACCAACTAATCATTAATAAGCACATTACAGAAAAAACGGCGACAACAGTATTCATGGTATTGAATATAATTGGCGTCGGTATCGGTTTTTATTTAGCTAATGGAATTGGAAAATCTGGTTTTTTCGCCATTTTTTTTATTGCATCGGCCCTGCTCTATATCTATTCGACCTCACTAAAACAAATTGCCGTTGTTGGCAATGTTGCAGTTTCAATTGTCGTGGCGTTAAGTATTTTGCTGGTTGGTATTTTCGAATTGGTTCCGGCTATGAACACCAATAATAATGTGGTTCAAACGACGTTTATCAATATCATTAAAGACTATGCCATTTTTGCTTTTATGATAAATCTGGTAAGGGAAATGGCTAAGGATATTGAAGATATTGATGGCGACCATAACGCCGGAATTCAAACCTTACCTGTACTATTAGGCAGAGCACGTGCTAATAAAATTGTATTTATAATTTCGTTGGTTCCTATCGTTGCCATAACCCATTATGTCATTACTTATTTATTCAAACAACAATTAGTCGTTGCTTACTTTTTAATTTTAGTCATCGCACCATTAATTTATGTAAGTATAAAACTGTTTAATGCCGAAACTAAAGCACAATACAAACATATTAGTCTGGTTTTAAAAGTGGTGATGCTTACAGGCATGTTATCTTTAGTGTTGTATAATTTTATCTTGAAATAA
- a CDS encoding Maf-like protein, with the protein MLKEKLKYFNLILASASPRRHKFLKDMHLDFEIQLKPVEEIYPEHLKREEITDFLAQLKAEPFAKSLKQKDILITSDTIVWLDDKAIGKPKDEDDAFQMIKSLSNKTHEVVTSICFTLKSEQRIVNTITKVTFKTLTDDEISYYVNHFKPLDKAGAYGIQEWIGAIGITSVEGAYNNVVGLPTHLLYETLNAIADGI; encoded by the coding sequence ATGCTAAAAGAAAAACTAAAATATTTCAACCTAATCCTGGCCTCAGCTTCGCCACGTCGGCATAAATTTTTAAAAGATATGCATCTCGATTTTGAGATTCAACTAAAACCTGTTGAAGAAATTTATCCCGAACATCTAAAACGTGAAGAAATAACCGATTTTTTAGCACAGCTAAAGGCTGAACCTTTTGCCAAATCTTTAAAACAGAAAGACATCCTAATTACAAGCGACACCATTGTTTGGTTAGACGATAAAGCCATTGGAAAACCAAAAGACGAAGATGATGCTTTCCAAATGATAAAATCGTTAAGCAATAAAACTCACGAAGTGGTCACCTCAATTTGCTTCACATTAAAATCTGAACAACGCATCGTTAATACCATCACAAAAGTGACCTTTAAAACATTGACCGATGACGAAATCTCTTACTACGTTAATCATTTTAAACCTTTGGATAAAGCTGGTGCTTATGGCATTCAAGAATGGATTGGTGCCATTGGGATTACAAGTGTTGAAGGGGCTTACAATAACGTCGTTGGCTTACCTACCCATTTACTTTATGAAACGTTAAATGCCATTGCAGACGGCATATAG
- a CDS encoding KdsC family phosphatase codes for MNDDKSYKEYLADITTFIFDVDGVLTDGTISVTTDGEMLRTMNIKDGFALKTAIDAGFNLCIISGGSNEGVRKRLAGLGIKDIFLGAHNKIEQLNSYLNQHNISKSQVLYMGDDIPDFPVMKLVGLPCCPQDAVPEIKAISKYVSHKNGGKGAVRDVIEQVLKVQGKWNGNYGAKYD; via the coding sequence ATGAACGACGACAAAAGTTACAAAGAATACTTAGCAGACATTACTACCTTTATTTTTGATGTTGATGGCGTACTTACCGACGGTACAATTTCCGTAACCACGGACGGCGAAATGTTAAGAACCATGAATATCAAAGATGGATTCGCACTAAAAACTGCTATTGATGCTGGATTTAATCTTTGTATAATTTCTGGTGGTTCTAACGAAGGTGTCCGAAAACGTTTGGCTGGATTGGGTATTAAGGATATTTTTTTAGGTGCACATAATAAAATTGAACAGCTTAACAGTTACTTAAACCAACACAATATTTCAAAATCCCAAGTGTTGTATATGGGAGACGATATTCCAGATTTTCCTGTGATGAAATTGGTCGGTTTACCTTGTTGCCCTCAAGATGCTGTTCCAGAAATTAAAGCGATTTCAAAATATGTATCGCATAAAAATGGTGGAAAAGGTGCGGTAAGGGATGTCATTGAACAAGTGTTGAAAGTACAAGGGAAATGGAATGGTAATTATGGTGCTAAGTATGACTGA
- the mscL gene encoding large conductance mechanosensitive channel protein MscL: MGLLKEFKEFAVKGNMMDMAVGIIIGAAFNKVIDVLAKQVLLPPLSLLTDGVNFDEKKWILRDAVADGSGTIITEEVAIAYGKLSEVLLDFLIIGFTVFIIVKFMNRLRTRAQDTKDKTVVTPKDIQLLADLKELMQEQNKMLKSNSGN; the protein is encoded by the coding sequence ATGGGTTTGCTTAAGGAATTTAAAGAGTTTGCGGTTAAAGGTAATATGATGGATATGGCTGTCGGTATTATTATTGGTGCAGCATTTAATAAGGTGATAGATGTGCTGGCAAAACAAGTGCTGCTGCCACCATTATCCTTATTGACCGATGGCGTTAATTTTGATGAAAAGAAATGGATTTTAAGAGATGCTGTGGCAGATGGTTCAGGAACCATAATTACAGAAGAAGTTGCTATAGCTTACGGGAAATTATCTGAGGTATTATTAGATTTCTTAATCATAGGTTTTACCGTTTTTATTATTGTGAAATTCATGAACCGACTTCGAACGCGAGCTCAAGATACAAAAGACAAAACGGTAGTAACACCAAAGGATATTCAACTATTGGCAGATTTGAAAGAACTGATGCAAGAGCAAAATAAAATGTTGAAGTCAAATTCAGGGAATTAG
- a CDS encoding peroxiredoxin family protein produces MRNLIIGLVALILCSCKGETKTEVLNEKVLKTGMYRAVLQVQDNEKLPFVFEVKSPKELYIYNAEEVIEVDEIQYRNDSVFIKTPVFEGYIAAKFDNDNLEGSYIKESLGRVVPFTAEYNDDRRFKIKSKATQNVDEIWETVFSKGIDGDEYIAKGIFKQKGDSVTGTFRTTTGDYRFLEGIMDGNQMKLSTFDGAHAFLFTAKVTDSTMDGQFYSGNHWKEPFVAKHNEAYELPSANELTFLKDDYDGLEFSFPDEDGNIISLSDERYDDKVVIVQIMGTWCPNCLDESKYYAKFYEANKDKEFEIVALAFEYAETEDKAFKSITRLRKKLNISYPILLAQYGTSDKAKAQEKLPMLNHVLSYPTSIFIDKTGKVRKIHTGFNGPATGEKYEEFKTEFEKFINALLDE; encoded by the coding sequence ATGCGAAATTTAATTATAGGTCTTGTTGCTCTAATATTATGCTCTTGCAAAGGTGAAACCAAAACCGAAGTTTTAAATGAAAAAGTACTAAAAACGGGAATGTATAGAGCAGTCTTACAAGTACAGGACAATGAAAAATTGCCATTTGTTTTTGAGGTAAAATCGCCAAAGGAATTATACATTTATAATGCTGAAGAAGTTATTGAAGTTGACGAAATCCAATACAGAAATGATTCTGTTTTCATTAAGACACCAGTGTTTGAAGGTTATATTGCTGCAAAATTTGACAATGATAATCTAGAAGGCAGTTATATAAAAGAAAGTTTAGGTAGAGTAGTGCCTTTTACTGCTGAATATAATGATGACCGTCGTTTTAAAATTAAATCGAAAGCAACGCAGAATGTTGATGAGATTTGGGAAACGGTGTTTAGTAAAGGGATTGATGGCGACGAATACATAGCCAAAGGGATATTTAAACAAAAAGGGGATAGCGTTACTGGGACATTTAGGACCACTACAGGTGATTATCGTTTTCTTGAAGGTATTATGGATGGCAACCAAATGAAGCTTTCCACATTTGATGGTGCTCATGCTTTTTTGTTTACAGCGAAAGTAACAGACTCGACAATGGACGGCCAATTCTATTCTGGAAACCATTGGAAAGAACCTTTTGTGGCCAAACATAATGAAGCTTATGAATTACCAAGTGCCAATGAGTTAACGTTTTTAAAGGACGATTATGATGGTTTGGAATTTTCATTTCCAGATGAAGATGGAAACATAATTTCGCTAAGTGATGAGCGTTATGATGATAAAGTAGTTATTGTGCAAATTATGGGCACTTGGTGTCCAAATTGCTTGGATGAAAGTAAATATTATGCCAAATTCTATGAAGCGAATAAAGATAAGGAATTTGAAATCGTTGCCTTGGCTTTCGAATATGCGGAAACTGAAGACAAAGCCTTCAAAAGTATTACTCGATTAAGAAAAAAACTAAATATTAGCTATCCTATTCTTTTAGCGCAATATGGAACATCTGATAAAGCTAAAGCCCAGGAAAAATTGCCGATGTTGAATCATGTCTTGTCTTATCCGACTTCAATTTTTATTGATAAAACTGGTAAAGTACGGAAGATTCACACAGGTTTCAATGGTCCTGCGACTGGAGAGAAGTATGAGGAGTTTAAGACGGAATTTGAAAAGTTTATCAATGCTTTGTTAGATGAGTGA
- the pheT gene encoding phenylalanine--tRNA ligase subunit beta yields MKISYNWLKQFIKTDWDAEKTGELLTDLGLEIEGIETYESVKGGLNGIVVGEVLTCEQHQNADRLKVTTVDIGEEVPLQIVCGAPNVASGQKVPVATIGTTLYTLEGETWTIKKGKIRGEESHGMICAEDELGLGESHDGIMVLDSEIKVGTLAADLFKVETDQVFEIGLTPNRADAMSHYGVARDLKAGLLQKEISLELITPSVSSYHVDARALKVDVDVKDYEKAPRYCGVTISGVKVETSPAWLQHRLKSIGLSPINNLVDITNYVLHELGQPLHAFDADKITDRKIVVKTCKAGTKFTTLDGIERELHEDDLMICDSKKPMCIAGVFGGIDSGVTENTTRIFLESAYFNPVSVRKTAKRHGLNTDSSFRFERGIDPNLTEYALKRAALLILDIAGGEITSDIVDAYPKKIKDFEVRLSFDNAKKLIGEEIPKETIKSILTSLEIKVNNVTEAGLGLTVPAYRNDVQREADIIEEILRVYGYNNIATTTKLNASISNSSRFEDYKLQNIIGNQLVSQGFFEIMANSLTTPKYVELSEDLNEDHNVKMLNPLSNDLEVMRQSLLFSGLEAVAHNINRKRDDLKLFEFGKTYHQYSEVREELKHLSLFVTGNKSEDRWNTASSPSDFFYLKGTVEAVLERLGLTKLKSAPIKSDVFSEGMSLSIGKKKIVDFGLVKKSVLKHFGISQNVLFADFNWDNVLDMAKHNKIKFSAISKYPEVRRDFALLLDDQVTFEDINTIAKQTEKQLLKSVNLFDVYEGKNLPVGKKSYAVSFILQDEHKTLNDKQIDKIMSKLQSNFETKLGAELR; encoded by the coding sequence ATGAAAATATCATACAACTGGCTAAAACAGTTTATAAAAACCGATTGGGACGCTGAAAAAACTGGCGAATTACTTACTGATCTTGGTTTGGAAATAGAAGGCATTGAGACTTACGAATCTGTAAAAGGCGGATTAAACGGTATTGTTGTTGGCGAAGTTTTAACCTGTGAGCAACACCAAAATGCAGACCGACTTAAAGTAACCACTGTTGATATTGGTGAAGAAGTGCCGTTACAAATTGTTTGTGGTGCACCCAATGTGGCTTCTGGACAAAAAGTACCTGTAGCAACCATTGGAACTACACTTTACACACTAGAAGGTGAAACTTGGACAATTAAAAAAGGTAAAATTCGAGGCGAAGAAAGTCACGGTATGATTTGCGCTGAAGACGAATTAGGTCTTGGCGAATCGCACGATGGTATTATGGTTTTAGATTCTGAAATAAAAGTAGGTACACTTGCAGCCGATCTTTTTAAAGTTGAAACCGATCAAGTTTTTGAAATCGGCTTAACGCCTAACCGAGCAGATGCTATGAGTCATTATGGTGTAGCCCGAGATCTTAAAGCCGGCTTGTTGCAGAAGGAAATTTCTTTGGAGCTTATTACGCCTTCAGTTAGTTCTTACCATGTGGATGCCAGAGCACTTAAAGTTGATGTTGATGTCAAGGATTATGAGAAAGCACCTCGCTATTGTGGTGTTACCATTTCTGGCGTAAAGGTAGAAACATCTCCGGCTTGGTTACAACATCGCCTAAAATCCATTGGCTTATCTCCTATTAACAACCTAGTTGATATCACAAATTACGTACTACATGAGTTAGGACAACCTTTACATGCATTTGATGCAGATAAAATTACAGACCGAAAAATTGTTGTTAAAACCTGCAAAGCTGGTACAAAATTTACAACCTTAGATGGTATTGAACGTGAATTGCATGAAGATGATTTAATGATTTGCGATTCTAAAAAACCAATGTGTATTGCGGGTGTTTTTGGCGGCATTGATTCTGGCGTTACGGAAAACACGACTCGCATTTTCTTGGAAAGTGCCTATTTTAATCCTGTGAGTGTAAGAAAAACTGCAAAACGTCATGGGTTAAATACCGATTCATCTTTTAGATTTGAAAGAGGCATTGACCCTAATCTCACTGAGTATGCTTTAAAGCGCGCTGCGCTATTGATTCTTGACATCGCTGGAGGTGAAATCACAAGTGATATCGTTGATGCTTACCCAAAAAAGATAAAGGACTTTGAAGTTCGGTTAAGTTTCGACAATGCTAAAAAATTAATTGGTGAGGAAATCCCGAAGGAAACTATAAAAAGTATCTTAACGTCTTTAGAAATCAAAGTAAATAATGTTACTGAAGCAGGATTAGGTTTAACTGTACCTGCATACAGAAATGATGTCCAACGTGAAGCAGATATTATTGAAGAAATCTTGAGAGTTTACGGATACAATAATATAGCCACAACGACTAAGTTGAATGCCTCTATTTCCAATTCATCACGATTTGAAGATTATAAGCTTCAGAACATTATCGGAAATCAATTGGTATCTCAAGGGTTCTTTGAAATTATGGCAAATTCCTTAACCACACCTAAATACGTGGAGTTAAGTGAAGACTTAAATGAAGACCATAATGTAAAAATGCTGAATCCGTTGAGCAACGATTTGGAAGTAATGCGCCAATCATTGTTATTCTCAGGATTAGAGGCTGTTGCACATAATATCAATCGAAAACGAGATGATTTAAAATTGTTCGAATTCGGAAAAACGTACCACCAATATTCAGAAGTACGAGAAGAACTTAAGCATTTGTCGCTTTTTGTAACAGGGAATAAATCTGAAGACCGCTGGAATACTGCTTCCAGTCCAAGTGATTTCTTTTATTTGAAAGGTACTGTGGAAGCCGTTTTAGAACGATTAGGCTTAACAAAGTTAAAATCTGCACCCATTAAATCTGACGTGTTTAGCGAAGGGATGAGTCTATCCATAGGAAAGAAAAAAATAGTTGATTTTGGTTTGGTTAAAAAATCAGTATTAAAGCATTTTGGAATTTCCCAAAATGTATTATTTGCTGATTTCAATTGGGACAACGTACTGGACATGGCGAAACATAACAAAATTAAGTTTAGTGCCATTTCTAAATATCCAGAAGTGAGACGCGATTTCGCTTTGCTTTTAGATGACCAAGTTACGTTTGAAGATATCAATACCATAGCCAAACAAACCGAAAAGCAATTGCTGAAAAGCGTCAATCTATTTGATGTTTACGAAGGCAAAAATTTACCTGTTGGCAAAAAGAGTTATGCTGTAAGCTTTATTCTTCAAGATGAACACAAAACCTTAAACGATAAACAGATAGACAAAATAATGTCTAAACTTCAATCTAATTTTGAGACTAAACTTGGAGCTGAATTACGTTAA
- the corA gene encoding magnesium/cobalt transporter CorA, whose amino-acid sequence MRKRTAKKRTQNHKKHTGKAPGTLVYTGTKTDKPFQIESFDYNKESISESVLTSIEDAVSFKDTDSVTWINIDGLSSIKEIEQIGTQYDLHPLVLEDIVNTTQRPKIDEYDDYLFVVLKMLYYDKDENIVIEQVSFVLGKNYVLSFQESEGDVFDNVRERIRIGNGRIRGLKSDYLLYALIDAVVDNYFSIIETLGNKIEDLETDLFAGNAKEDINIEVQQLKREILKVRRAIFPLREIINRIEKGEHPLIYKRTITYFRDVYDHLIQVSENIDIYREMIWSLMDMYMTTISNKMNEVMKVLTIMSTIFIPLTFLAGIYGMNFEYIPELRYRYGYFVLLGVMFLMFLGLLYYFKRKKWL is encoded by the coding sequence ATGAGGAAAAGAACCGCAAAAAAACGGACCCAAAATCATAAAAAACATACAGGAAAAGCGCCTGGAACACTAGTTTATACGGGAACCAAAACCGATAAACCATTTCAAATAGAATCCTTCGATTACAACAAGGAAAGCATAAGCGAAAGTGTTCTGACCTCTATAGAAGATGCTGTTTCTTTTAAGGATACGGATTCCGTAACCTGGATTAATATCGATGGTTTAAGCTCAATAAAGGAGATCGAACAAATAGGAACGCAATACGATTTGCACCCTCTTGTGCTTGAAGATATCGTCAACACCACGCAACGTCCCAAAATTGATGAATACGATGATTACCTCTTCGTAGTGCTAAAAATGCTGTATTACGATAAAGACGAAAATATCGTGATTGAGCAAGTGAGCTTTGTTTTAGGAAAAAATTACGTGCTATCGTTTCAAGAATCTGAAGGCGATGTGTTTGACAATGTTCGAGAACGAATTCGAATAGGAAATGGTCGTATTAGAGGTTTAAAATCTGATTATTTATTATATGCGTTGATTGATGCCGTCGTGGATAATTACTTTAGTATTATTGAAACCTTAGGGAATAAAATTGAAGATTTAGAAACGGATTTATTTGCCGGCAATGCCAAGGAAGATATTAATATTGAAGTGCAACAATTAAAGCGTGAAATCCTAAAAGTACGACGTGCAATTTTCCCGCTGCGTGAAATTATAAACCGCATTGAAAAAGGCGAACACCCTTTAATTTACAAACGCACAATTACCTATTTCAGAGATGTTTATGACCATTTAATTCAAGTATCGGAAAACATCGATATTTACCGTGAAATGATTTGGAGTTTAATGGATATGTACATGACCACCATAAGCAATAAAATGAATGAAGTCATGAAGGTATTGACCATAATGTCAACTATTTTTATTCCACTAACCTTTCTCGCTGGTATCTACGGAATGAATTTTGAATACATTCCAGAGCTGCGATACCGCTATGGTTATTTTGTACTGCTTGGTGTGATGTTTTTAATGTTTTTGGGCTTGCTGTATTATTTTAAGCGTAAGAAGTGGTTGTAG
- a CDS encoding Rossmann-like and DUF2520 domain-containing protein, with product MISVIILGAGNVATHLYKAFSKSDTVLVKQWYNRTRASISSYANAVAVTDKLNELKEADIYILAVSDDSISQLSSDLPFSNRLIVHTSGSVAMHDLDKKNKIGVFYPLQTFSKAADIDFTEVPICVEVYEKENLQILKDLAKAVDCKPHKITTEQRQTLHLAAVFVNNFTNQLYRIGHEICETKNIEFEILHPLIEETAKKIQNMSPYMAQTGPAKRNDKKTIKRQLKLIEKDEHETIYKLLTSSIKKTHNVSNFRPRKGKTKPIK from the coding sequence ATGATATCAGTTATAATTCTTGGTGCTGGTAATGTTGCCACACATCTTTATAAAGCATTTTCAAAGTCTGACACCGTTTTGGTTAAACAATGGTATAACCGAACGCGTGCTTCCATTTCTTCCTATGCCAATGCAGTTGCCGTTACAGATAAATTGAACGAATTAAAGGAAGCCGACATTTATATTTTGGCAGTTAGTGACGATAGTATTTCACAATTATCGTCCGATTTACCGTTTTCAAATCGCCTAATCGTTCATACTTCTGGAAGTGTTGCCATGCACGATTTGGACAAAAAAAACAAAATTGGTGTTTTTTATCCTTTACAGACGTTTTCCAAAGCTGCAGACATCGATTTTACAGAAGTCCCAATTTGTGTTGAAGTCTATGAAAAAGAAAACCTTCAAATTTTGAAAGATTTGGCAAAAGCTGTGGATTGCAAACCGCATAAAATTACCACCGAACAACGGCAAACGCTTCATTTAGCGGCTGTTTTCGTCAATAATTTCACGAATCAACTCTATAGAATCGGACATGAAATTTGCGAAACCAAAAACATAGAGTTTGAAATCTTACATCCTTTAATCGAAGAAACAGCTAAGAAAATTCAGAACATGTCGCCATATATGGCTCAAACAGGTCCTGCAAAACGCAACGACAAAAAAACCATAAAACGGCAGTTGAAACTGATTGAAAAGGACGAACATGAAACCATTTACAAATTGCTGACCTCTTCTATTAAAAAGACGCATAATGTTTCAAACTTTCGACCAAGAAAAGGAAAAACCAAACCAATTAAATAA
- a CDS encoding septum formation inhibitor Maf yields the protein MIKLLNIETTLIFSISVLVTLLSCKENNTSTSEITSNSEPETETSAPETKLSSEFKDFWYNGEAEITSYKLEQARYGEMREGTAVLVFVSEDFLPEEQVKADNYSENNIPVLKLNATKNFNTGIYPYSIMQSTFYPVANNQHALKISASVQEWCGQVYTQLNNRTDFEVMSHSYFQGEADETFQIEKTWTENELWLKLRIDPKSLPTGKINIIPSIEYTRLKHENIKAYEATASLKNSIYTLTYNDLNRTLRINFNPNFPYDILSWEETFLSGYGDAASVLTTKATKLKTIKSDYWTKNKNSDLSLRETLKLK from the coding sequence ATGATAAAACTATTAAACATAGAAACCACACTAATTTTTAGTATATCAGTACTTGTAACATTGTTGTCGTGCAAAGAAAATAATACTTCAACTTCAGAAATTACATCAAATTCAGAACCAGAAACCGAAACATCAGCACCAGAAACCAAATTATCATCAGAATTTAAAGACTTTTGGTACAATGGCGAAGCAGAAATCACGTCCTACAAGTTAGAACAAGCGCGTTATGGCGAAATGAGGGAAGGCACAGCCGTTTTAGTCTTTGTATCCGAAGATTTTCTGCCAGAGGAACAAGTGAAGGCTGACAACTACAGCGAAAATAATATTCCTGTATTAAAACTTAATGCCACCAAAAATTTCAATACTGGTATTTACCCTTATTCGATTATGCAAAGCACCTTTTATCCTGTGGCAAACAATCAACATGCTTTAAAGATTTCGGCCTCTGTACAAGAATGGTGTGGCCAAGTTTATACACAACTCAATAATAGAACTGATTTTGAAGTAATGTCGCATTCCTACTTTCAAGGCGAAGCTGATGAAACATTTCAAATCGAAAAAACCTGGACAGAAAACGAACTTTGGCTAAAACTAAGAATCGACCCAAAAAGTCTTCCAACAGGAAAAATTAATATAATTCCGTCTATTGAATACACCAGATTAAAACACGAGAACATAAAAGCTTATGAAGCTACGGCTAGTCTTAAAAATAGTATTTACACTTTGACTTACAATGATCTAAACAGAACATTACGTATTAATTTTAACCCTAATTTTCCTTATGACATTCTAAGTTGGGAGGAAACTTTTTTAAGTGGTTATGGCGATGCTGCTTCAGTTTTAACCACTAAAGCCACGAAATTAAAAACCATAAAATCAGATTATTGGACCAAAAACAAAAATTCGGATTTAAGTCTCAGGGAAACTTTAAAATTGAAATAA